CTTCATCGCCCATGACTGACATCGAAGCAGACTGGCCGTCGTGGTTCAGTGCTGTCACCGAAATGTCAGATGATCACAAGATCAAACTGGCATACAGCTGCAGCCGTCTGTATCAGGTGTTTCCGTTTGAGGAATATCTGACAGCGATCCGGATGCTGCTGGCCCACCCTGAATCATCATGAATAAAGGAATAACAAATGAAAACAATTGCTCTGGTTTACTACTCCGGCTCAGGTGCGACCCACCAGATGGCTCAGGCGATTGCCGAAGGTGCCAAAACGCAGCCAGGTATTCAGGTCATGAGCTACCGGATTTCTGACGAGGACATTCATCACGGTCGTTTCAATGATCCTGAACTCTTCGCCAGCCTCGAACAGGCCGATGCCATTCTCTTTGGCAGTCCGACCTATATGGGTGGCCCTGCCGCTCAGTTCAAGGCGTTTGCCGATGCCAGCAGCGACAGCTGGAGTGAGCAGGGATGGCGCAACAAACTGGCCGCAGGATTTACCGTCGGCGGCAGCCAGGGCGGCGAGCAGGACTGCACCCTGAATTACCTCGTCACTCTGGCCATGCAGCACGGGATGCTGTGGGTGGGAATGGATATGCCCAATGGTTATGATGACAAGCGAATCAACCCGATGGGGCGTCAGTTAGGCGCCAGTGGTCACACCCCGGCCGGAGAACTCAGTACAGCCGATCGGATGACTGCAAGCCATCTCGGCCAGCGGGTTGCCGGGTTGCTGTATGCTCAGTCCGGTGCAACACACACCGCCGTTCCGGCGCTGGCCTGAGTATATAAAAAAGGCGCCGCAATGGCGCCTTTCCTCATGTTGGTTCAACCGATTACTTTAGGGTAATCCGGGCGAATTTCCGCTTACCGACCTGATACACTGCTGTACCGGCAGCTGGTTCCAGCTTGGTGTCTTCCACTTTTTCGCCGTCGATCTTCACTGCGCCCTGACGAATCATCCGCAGCGCATCCGAAGTCGAGTTCACCAGATCCGCATCTTTCAGCAGATTGGCAATCGCGGCACCGGCTTCGAATTCAAATTCAGGCATCTCATCCGGCATTGCGCCTTTCTGGAAGCGGTTAATGAAATCCTGTTCTGCCGCATCTGCATCCGCCTCAGAGTGGAAACGGGCAATAATTTCTTTCGCCAGCAGGATCTTCACATCACGCGGGTTACGGCCGTTAGCAATGGCTTGCTTCAACTGCTCGATTTCTTCCAGCGGACGGAATGACAGCAATTCATAGTAGTTCCACATCAGATCATCAGAAATCGACATGATCTTACCAAACATTTCTGTCGGCGCTTCGGCGATACCGATGTAGTTGTTGGCTGACTTTGACATCTTCTTCACGCCGTCCAGACCCACCAGCAGCGGCATCGTCAGAACGACCTGAGGTTTCTGACCTTCAGCTTTTTGCAGCTCACGGCCCATCAGCAGGTTGAACTTCTGATCCGTGCCGCCCAGCTCAACGTCTGTTTTCATCGCCACAGAATCGTAGCCTTGCAGCAGCGGGTACATGAATTCGTGAATCGCAATCGGGCGGCCTTCGTTATACCGCTTTTTGAAGTCGTCACGTTCCAGCATACGTGCCACCGTCTGACTCGCAGCCAGGCGGATCATGCCTTCAGCACCCAGATTGGCCAGCCAGGTGGAGTTGAACTCGATTTTGGTTTTCGCAGGATCCAGGATCTTGAACACCTGCTCTTTATAGGTTTCAGCATTGCGCAGAACGTCTTCACGCGTCAGCGGCGGACGCGTGGTATTTTTCCCGGTCGGATCACCGACCATTCCGGTGAAATCACCAATCAGGAAAGTAACCTCATGACCCAGCTCCTGGAAGGCACGCAGCTTATTCAGGATCACGGTATGGCCCAGGTGAATATCCGGCGCTGTCGGATCCGCACCCAGTTTGATGCGCAGAGGACGATTTTCCTTCAGTTTGGCAATCAACTCTTCTTCCGGGATCAGTTCGTCGACCCCGCGCTTAATTTCCGCTAACGCTTGTTCAATGCTGGCCATTCTTGTTCACTCCCACAAAATTGGCATAAAAATGATAAAGGGCAATCTTACTTGAATAGCGATGTTTTTTGAAACCAGTTAGACTTAGGCTTGTCTTATTTTTCACTGATACGCAAAAAACATCATAACTATCATCAAATGCTAATATCAAAATTTTCCCGGCTGCCACGGATGCACCAGATTCTTATCTCCGCCATTAGCGCGGTGACTGTGCTGCTGATGCTGCTGCCGGAACCCGAGGACATGGACCAGCCCGAGCGAAAGTTTGAAATCGGCAAACTTTATCCTCTCGAACTCGATCTCAACGGCCCGCAGCTCAAAGCCAGTGGTGTGACGCCTCCTCTGCTGCCACCGCCGCTCACCTGGACAGAACATGAAATTAAGCCCGGCGAAAGCCTGGCACTGGTCTTCGATAAAGTCGGCCTGAGTCCTGCAACCCTGTACCGCCTGATCAATGCCGATGAAGGCACAAAATCACTGATTACCCTGCGTCCGGGCGACAAACTGCGTTTCGGACTTGATGAAAATAAGGATCTGATTCAGCTGATCCAACCAATCAATGCCACCGAAACCCTCTACATCACGCGCAAAGGCGATACCTTCTATTCGAAAAAAGAAGAGAAGAAAGTCGATACCCAACTGAATTTCGCCCAGGCCGTCATCACCTCCAGCTTCTGGAATGCGGCCACCGATGCGGGCCTGACAGCCAACCAAATCATGGAAATTGCCGGCATTTTTGGCTGGGACATCGACTTCGCACTGGATATCCGTGAAGGCGATACGTTTTCAGTGCTGTTTGAAGAGCGCTATGTCGAAGGCGAGCCAATTGGCCGGGGAAACATTCTGGCGGCTTCCTTTACCAACCTGGGACAGACGTTCACTGCGGTAAGAAACAGCCATGACGGGAAATATTACGACCCGAACGGTCAGGCCATGCAAAAGGCCTTCCTGCGCTCTCCGGTGAACTTCCGTTACGTGAGTTCCAACTTCAACCCGCGTCGCCTGCATCCGGTCACCGGTAAAGTCAAAGCACACCGGGGAACGGATTACGTCGCACCGGTGGGAACACCGATCTGGGCCGCCGGTGACGGTGTCGTCATGCAATCCAGCTATAACCAGTTTAACGGTAATTACGTCTTTATCCGGCACAGCTCGACGTATGTCACCAAATATCTGCACCTGAGCAAACGTCTGGTGAAAACCGGGCAGCGAGTCAAACAGGGACAGACTATCGGTAAACTGGGTCGTTCCGGACGGGTGACCGGTGCCCACCTGCACTACGAGTTTCTGGTCAACGGGGTTCACAAAAATCCGCGGACGGTTTCCCTGCCGCAGTCTGAATCGCTGAAAGGAAAGGCCAAAGCCGCTTTCATCCAGCAGGCGAATGAGCGCATCGAACAGCTCACCCAGTTCCGTCATCTGCTGGCAGCCAATACCAATGCCAGTCTGATCCCGTCGCGGGGCTAAGACTCTGCTATTCGTATAAAACTATTCGTATAAAAAAGCCGTCACATCTGTGACGGCTTTTTACGATTCAGCGAAAAAGAATTTATTACACGCTGAAAGAAGCACCACAGCCACAGGTCGTCGTGGCATTCGGGTTATTCACAAAGAAACGTGAGCCTTCCAGACCTTCCGTGTAATCCACTGTCCCGCCAATCAGATACTGCAGACTCATCGGGTCGACCACCAGGGTCACACCACTGTTTTCAATGGTGGTATCACCTT
This DNA window, taken from Photobacterium sp. CCB-ST2H9, encodes the following:
- a CDS encoding flavodoxin family protein is translated as MKTIALVYYSGSGATHQMAQAIAEGAKTQPGIQVMSYRISDEDIHHGRFNDPELFASLEQADAILFGSPTYMGGPAAQFKAFADASSDSWSEQGWRNKLAAGFTVGGSQGGEQDCTLNYLVTLAMQHGMLWVGMDMPNGYDDKRINPMGRQLGASGHTPAGELSTADRMTASHLGQRVAGLLYAQSGATHTAVPALA
- the tyrS gene encoding tyrosine--tRNA ligase gives rise to the protein MASIEQALAEIKRGVDELIPEEELIAKLKENRPLRIKLGADPTAPDIHLGHTVILNKLRAFQELGHEVTFLIGDFTGMVGDPTGKNTTRPPLTREDVLRNAETYKEQVFKILDPAKTKIEFNSTWLANLGAEGMIRLAASQTVARMLERDDFKKRYNEGRPIAIHEFMYPLLQGYDSVAMKTDVELGGTDQKFNLLMGRELQKAEGQKPQVVLTMPLLVGLDGVKKMSKSANNYIGIAEAPTEMFGKIMSISDDLMWNYYELLSFRPLEEIEQLKQAIANGRNPRDVKILLAKEIIARFHSEADADAAEQDFINRFQKGAMPDEMPEFEFEAGAAIANLLKDADLVNSTSDALRMIRQGAVKIDGEKVEDTKLEPAAGTAVYQVGKRKFARITLK
- a CDS encoding peptidoglycan DD-metalloendopeptidase family protein — its product is MLISKFSRLPRMHQILISAISAVTVLLMLLPEPEDMDQPERKFEIGKLYPLELDLNGPQLKASGVTPPLLPPPLTWTEHEIKPGESLALVFDKVGLSPATLYRLINADEGTKSLITLRPGDKLRFGLDENKDLIQLIQPINATETLYITRKGDTFYSKKEEKKVDTQLNFAQAVITSSFWNAATDAGLTANQIMEIAGIFGWDIDFALDIREGDTFSVLFEERYVEGEPIGRGNILAASFTNLGQTFTAVRNSHDGKYYDPNGQAMQKAFLRSPVNFRYVSSNFNPRRLHPVTGKVKAHRGTDYVAPVGTPIWAAGDGVVMQSSYNQFNGNYVFIRHSSTYVTKYLHLSKRLVKTGQRVKQGQTIGKLGRSGRVTGAHLHYEFLVNGVHKNPRTVSLPQSESLKGKAKAAFIQQANERIEQLTQFRHLLAANTNASLIPSRG
- the erpA gene encoding iron-sulfur cluster insertion protein ErpA — translated: MSDASIPLNFSDVAASKVKALIAEEENPNLKLRVYITGGGCSGFQYGFTFDEKVNEGDTTIENSGVTLVVDPMSLQYLIGGTVDYTEGLEGSRFFVNNPNATTTCGCGASFSV